GCTGCCAGAGAGGATAGGGACAAACCCAGTTGCACCAATAGTGCCGGATAAGAAACAAGTTCAAAAGCATCACCGCACTGATGCCGCCCATCACCCACATCAGTTGACGGAGGTTCTTGCCTGTCGTGAAATCCTGCCAGATTTGGGAAGGAGGAATGAAGTAACCCGCAAAAACAACTCCGGTCCCGATAGAGATTAATGTCACAAGACCGATAAAAACCGACCACTCGCGGACTCCGATATTGGAGGGAAGTTTTTGCGGACGACTCGTCAGTGTGTCGAGCCCAATGGCATGCTTATGGCGCTTGAAAATTTTTTTAACCAGGAAATCAACGAATTCTGAGAGGGTATTCTGGACGCAGGCCCATCCGCAATACACCATTCCAAGGACCGAATAGACAGTTGCTGCGCCGGATATCAAAAAAAGCCAGAACGGCAAAACGAGAAAAAAGTCGCTCCACCAGATTTGATAACCATCCACCAGGAATCGGCCGGATCCAAGATCGATCCGAAACAATCCCGTAAAAGGCAGCCCCGCGAGAATGATCAGAAAAACTCCCTGAACAACATATCTGGCTGTCGTAACACGAAGATATTTCCGAAACCCTGTCCTTTTCTGAACAGTCGGCATCGGAATAAGAGAGGGATTCTTAACTGTCGCAGACATATCCAACTCCTCACCTGAACAGCATCGTGAGACCGAAATTTCTCCGGAAGTCTCCTGCAAGCTACCGGCTTGTTCTACGGAAGGCTACTCTTCCGTCTTGTCATCCTTGCCCAGTTTGTTCGCTTCAATTTCATGCCGCCAATACCAGGAGACACCCAGATACAAAAAGAGCGGCGTCAGGACTCCGAGCATAAAGATCAGATAGGCAATCCACGGTACGCCGAGGGTGACATGGACATATCGCGGCATATAGGCAAAGGCATCTCTTTGAAAAACACTCAGAAAAGAACCGCCTGCCCCCAGAACAATAGTCGCAACAGTGAATGGTTTCTGATATCTTGCTTGAAATAGCATCTCACATCGCCGCTTCAAAGACTGGAACCTTGTCATTTTCCCGTTCGCTGGCAGGGATCTGTTTTCTTCCCTTGGCGACCTGGACTGTATTGTAAATATTGTATGCAAAGACAAAATTCGCAAACAATACCAGCATACCGAACATTCCCACCATTTCCATATACGGTGTCTCAACAGGTTTTATATTCGCCACATTTCCATGGAGCAGAATCATGCCGCCCTTGTACCCGGCAATGCTGAACGCAAGAACCATCCCGACAAGGCCGATATTGTGCGTCCAGAAATGGATCCTCATCAGCCGGTAACTATAGAGAGGGCATTGGTATAAACGGGGAACAACGTAGTAGATCGTCCCGAAAATTGCCATTTCGACCCATCCCAGTAAGTTGATATGCGTATGTCCAAGCACGATCAAATCCGAAGGTCCTCCTGCCCCAGCCTGCACAAAAGTCCGGAACTGTTCGACGCCTCCCATGATCGATCCCCAGGAAAATCCGATAATGGCGTACAGAAGACACGCATAATAGAATTTCATGGTGTAGTCCTTAATTGCCATCTCTCTTCCCATCTCGCTCTCCTTGCTTTTTGGACACTCAGGTTTCTTTACTGACTCGGAGCATCCTTACAGGTCCGGAACCCGAAAAAATCCGACGCATAATCTGGCCAGGTCGGATTCCTGGCTGTTGTCCGGGCACTATACTGATCGCTCTTCCATGAACCTCCCCGAAGAACTTTATAAACCTTCCCCCGGACGCGGTTGAGAGTCCCGGTTGCGTCTACTTTATACGCAAAATAACGGGCTTTGTTGGCTGTATTTCCGGGATAAGGCGCATAATCCGAACTGGTCCATTCGAAGACATTGCCAGCCATATCGTACAATCCGTAGGGACTGATACCCGCACTATACCGTTTGACCGGGGTTGTATCTCCGACCGTGTAATTGGCATTGGCACGCCGGGGGTCCCACTGGTTTCCCCAGGGCCACATTCTGCCGTCGGTCCCCCTTGCGGCTTTTTCCCATTCTTCTTCCGAACAGAGCCGGCTTCCTTCCCACTTGCTGTAGTCGACAGCATTGTAATAACTGACAAAAGTGACCGGATGATCTCCTTTTGAAGGAGGATAATTTCTGTTCTTCCACCCCGGTGGAGCAATATAGTTCTGGCTGTCAATGAATTTCTTGTAATCCTTGTTCGTGACCAGGGTTTTCCGAATAAAATATCCCGGCAGAAAAACCTTATGGACGGGTTTTTCGTCAAAGTTCGCAAAAGGATCGTCCCCACCCATCAGGAAAGGCCCCGGCGGAATGTAAATGAACCCTTTCGGTACGGACATTCCCGCTTTTGTCTGAACAGCGATTTGTTTTGTGGGCATCAGGCTCGCATTCATTCCGCCGTTTGCATCCTTCACAACGGGAAGACTGGAAGACAGCCGCGGAACCACCCCGCCCATGGGCCGAAAATTGCCTGGCTCTTTCCCATGTGTACGGACACTTTCCTTCGAGAGTCTGTTGATTCTGTTGGAAGCCAGACCGACGATCTGAATGGCACCTGCGATAAGAACCAGTGCAACAACCGTTATCGATATGGCTTTCCAGGGAAGGGCCCAGGGAGTCATTTCCGCCAGAGAGAGATCATCATCCGATATCGGGGTCTCCTGTTCATGAACCGGGCTTTTTTTCTCCACATTACTCATTGTGCTTTCGTACCTTCTTTCAGAGGGTTAACGGAGTGGACGAGGGATTCGTTTTCCTTCCTGAAATATGTCACGAAGACATTCAGAATAAATGTCCAGTGCGCCAACCCCATTAACAAAGCAGAAAAAACGAAGCCTATCCGGTGATACGGCTGATAATGGGAACGCGCGATCGGATAGACGACACCTTCATCCAGCATTCGGTTTCCTTCCAGAATGCCGAAAACAAGAAGAACCAGATAAAAACCTGCCACACCGGCCACCATCAGAATAAAGTTCGCTTGTCCAAGAAGTCCGGACCAAAAACCCTTCCTCAACATCCGGGGCAGGAGGTAATACACCATCGCCATGATGATCGATACGACCCCTCCGATCAGATTGATGTGGGCATGAGCCAGTGGATCGACCAGATGGCCCGCCTGCCCGGTAGAATGGACCCAGTGTCGTAATCTTGGTGTCGACTGAAGAAATCCCTGCAGCGTTCCGACAAAAAGGCAAAAGACCCCAAAGAGAATAAATTTGAGCCCCAGCTTGTCACTTTCTTCTATCGTCATGGCTTGATTCCCCTTTCAGAGGTCGATGGCGCGTTCTGCGACATGGATTCCCGCAAACGAGCTTCTCTCCGCCTGCGCTGATCCCTCTTTTTCCTGAGAACTTCCCCTGCCCATCCACCGGAAAAGGACACTTCCGGGACGGTAATAAAAAAAATCATCATGAACGGTGCAGTTGGAATTCCGATGGAGTGATAGCTGGCATGGCGGGATGCGATCAGATAGGCTACAAGGATATATGTCATAGGGGGGATAGCTGCCAGAAATTTCCCCCATGGACCAATCCAATACCCAACAATAAAGGAAACAAGAATAGGAACCAGAAGATAGGTCCAGAGGATGCCTCCTCCAAAGAGATGATGGAAAGCTCCCTCGGTCAAATGAAACATACGGTCCAGCAGAGCAAACAGCACGACGCCGGAAAATATGGCCAGGGGAATTCTGATCACTGGTGGAAGATCGAGCAATGAACCCTCCGTCCGAAGACTACTTTCTGTCCCTTGATTCCTGTTCTTTCATCTCTTCAATATGGTGCCTGCGCTCATCATCTTCTTCCTGGAAGACGATATATTTAATATTTTCATCGAACTGTCCGTTTTTGTAGGCCCAGTA
This Leptospirillum ferriphilum DNA region includes the following protein-coding sequences:
- a CDS encoding cbb3-type cytochrome c oxidase subunit I, whose product is MGREMAIKDYTMKFYYACLLYAIIGFSWGSIMGGVEQFRTFVQAGAGGPSDLIVLGHTHINLLGWVEMAIFGTIYYVVPRLYQCPLYSYRLMRIHFWTHNIGLVGMVLAFSIAGYKGGMILLHGNVANIKPVETPYMEMVGMFGMLVLFANFVFAYNIYNTVQVAKGRKQIPASERENDKVPVFEAAM
- a CDS encoding formylglycine-generating enzyme family protein, translating into MSNVEKKSPVHEQETPISDDDLSLAEMTPWALPWKAISITVVALVLIAGAIQIVGLASNRINRLSKESVRTHGKEPGNFRPMGGVVPRLSSSLPVVKDANGGMNASLMPTKQIAVQTKAGMSVPKGFIYIPPGPFLMGGDDPFANFDEKPVHKVFLPGYFIRKTLVTNKDYKKFIDSQNYIAPPGWKNRNYPPSKGDHPVTFVSYYNAVDYSKWEGSRLCSEEEWEKAARGTDGRMWPWGNQWDPRRANANYTVGDTTPVKRYSAGISPYGLYDMAGNVFEWTSSDYAPYPGNTANKARYFAYKVDATGTLNRVRGKVYKVLRGGSWKSDQYSARTTARNPTWPDYASDFFGFRTCKDAPSQ
- a CDS encoding 4Fe-4S dicluster domain-containing protein; amino-acid sequence: MSATVKNPSLIPMPTVQKRTGFRKYLRVTTARYVVQGVFLIILAGLPFTGLFRIDLGSGRFLVDGYQIWWSDFFLVLPFWLFLISGAATVYSVLGMVYCGWACVQNTLSEFVDFLVKKIFKRHKHAIGLDTLTSRPQKLPSNIGVREWSVFIGLVTLISIGTGVVFAGYFIPPSQIWQDFTTGKNLRQLMWVMGGISAVMLLNLFLIRHYWCNWVCPYPLWQHFFKSEGTMKVAFEDSRRSECTGCNLCVQSCIVDIDPRDTKNYTRCINCGECVVTCEDYSAKRGVPSLLTFHFNGIRIDEAGKRHINKLSPVLTRFVMAGSFSLIPLSLFIYGIVTYMPFHMTLSQIPGQLNQYSIRLTNKTPYPHLYRIRETGLPVRSASWQSKTVRVPGGGQVVLPFEVENGARILGTGVHPFSITVRSLNGKPGKISQDATYFLPAS
- a CDS encoding cbb3-type cytochrome c oxidase subunit I — encoded protein: MTIEESDKLGLKFILFGVFCLFVGTLQGFLQSTPRLRHWVHSTGQAGHLVDPLAHAHINLIGGVVSIIMAMVYYLLPRMLRKGFWSGLLGQANFILMVAGVAGFYLVLLVFGILEGNRMLDEGVVYPIARSHYQPYHRIGFVFSALLMGLAHWTFILNVFVTYFRKENESLVHSVNPLKEGTKAQ